One region of Rhodocaloribacter litoris genomic DNA includes:
- a CDS encoding cryptochrome/photolyase family protein has translation MTIVWFHDDLRLCDHPALTQAAADGPVLPVFIWSPEEHGAWPPGAARRWWLHHSLRRLDEALRGKGLRLILRRGPAAETLRALLDETGATAVYWTARYEPALRRRDERLAKSLKREGITVARFGGRLLHDPDAVRTNAGDPYRVFTPFWKKMKATVEVSAPLPVPDLTPDHTPATWPETLPVDALGLLPEIDWAGGLREAWTPGEDGARARLEAFLDDTLAAYPEGRDRPDRPGTSRLSPHLAHGEISPRQVWHAVRNRIAETGEQDAGEAFLRELGWREFGYHLLHHFPHTTDRPLQEKFDAFPWRDDDDALHRWQRGRTGFPIVDAGMRQLWHTGWMHNRVRMIVASFLTKDLLIPWQEGARWFWDTLVDADLANNTLGWQWSAGSGADAQPFFRIFNPVAQGRRHDPDGAYVRRWVPELKDVQDRALHAPWEAGAAVLAKAGVRLGETYPAPMVNHAEARQRALDAYERVK, from the coding sequence ATGACCATCGTCTGGTTCCACGACGATCTCCGCCTTTGCGACCACCCGGCTCTGACGCAGGCGGCCGCGGACGGACCCGTTCTCCCGGTGTTTATCTGGTCGCCCGAAGAGCACGGCGCGTGGCCGCCGGGGGCCGCCCGCCGGTGGTGGCTCCATCACAGCCTGCGGCGCCTGGACGAAGCTCTGCGCGGAAAGGGCCTGCGCCTGATCCTCCGCCGCGGTCCCGCCGCCGAGACCCTGCGCGCCCTGCTCGACGAGACCGGCGCCACGGCCGTCTACTGGACGGCCCGCTACGAACCAGCCCTCCGCCGGCGCGACGAGCGCCTGGCGAAAAGCCTCAAACGGGAAGGCATCACGGTGGCGCGCTTCGGCGGGCGGCTCCTGCACGACCCGGATGCCGTCCGCACGAACGCCGGCGATCCCTACCGGGTCTTCACGCCGTTCTGGAAGAAGATGAAGGCCACCGTGGAGGTCTCCGCCCCCCTGCCGGTCCCGGACCTCACCCCCGACCACACCCCTGCCACGTGGCCCGAGACGCTCCCGGTCGACGCCCTGGGCCTCCTGCCCGAGATCGACTGGGCCGGCGGGCTGCGCGAAGCCTGGACGCCGGGTGAGGACGGCGCCCGCGCCCGCCTCGAGGCCTTCCTCGACGACACCCTGGCGGCCTACCCCGAAGGCCGCGACCGGCCGGACCGCCCCGGCACATCGCGCCTCTCACCCCACCTGGCCCACGGCGAGATCAGCCCCCGGCAGGTGTGGCACGCCGTCCGGAACCGGATTGCGGAGACCGGCGAGCAGGACGCCGGCGAAGCGTTCCTCCGCGAGCTGGGCTGGCGCGAGTTCGGATACCACCTCCTCCACCACTTCCCCCACACGACCGACCGGCCCCTTCAGGAGAAGTTCGACGCCTTCCCCTGGCGCGACGACGACGACGCCCTGCACCGCTGGCAGCGGGGCCGGACGGGCTTCCCCATCGTGGATGCCGGGATGCGACAGCTCTGGCACACGGGATGGATGCACAACCGCGTGCGGATGATCGTGGCCTCGTTTCTGACGAAAGACCTGCTCATCCCCTGGCAGGAGGGCGCTCGCTGGTTCTGGGACACGCTGGTCGATGCCGACCTGGCCAACAACACCCTCGGGTGGCAATGGTCCGCCGGCTCGGGCGCGGACGCCCAGCCCTTCTTCCGCATCTTCAACCCCGTCGCGCAGGGCCGCCGTCACGATCCCGACGGAGCCTACGTCCGCCGGTGGGTGCCGGAACTGAAGGACGTGCAGGACAGGGCCCTCCACGCCCCCTGGGAAGCCGGGGCGGCGGTGCTGGCGAAGGCGGGCGTCCGGCTCGGGGAGACGTACCCGGCGCCGATGGTGAACCACGCCGAGGCCCGGCAGCGGGCGCTCGACGCTTACGAACGCGTCAAATGA
- a CDS encoding DUF6454 family protein, which yields MPAPALRSTPCLLALLLVAQCASPRLLPTEDAYRFAAWSPESGTQARGNADGAATALLRDVFGTGTPRLHRPERLPLHFPAHHTQGLVVTDTAFFITAVDLWRRRGWLFRVRRDTGRPTQRVDLTEAARIHPGGLSFDGRWLWVPNATYDRHGATRILALRPDDLRVAHSFVVPHHVSLVAADGQGRLYGTDWNSKHFYVWDHAGNLLERVASPTGVAYQDCQVVAEHLLCGGYRNPYRGMIDLIDPVRWRLVHRIDAGRTAAGLLLTREGLAFHDDRLYLLPGDGHLADVLAFRLAG from the coding sequence ATGCCGGCACCAGCCCTCCGCTCGACACCCTGCCTGCTGGCGCTCTTGCTGGTCGCACAGTGCGCGTCTCCCCGCCTCCTGCCCACGGAAGACGCTTACCGCTTCGCCGCGTGGTCGCCGGAGTCCGGCACGCAGGCCCGAGGCAATGCGGATGGTGCGGCGACGGCCCTCCTCCGCGATGTGTTCGGCACCGGCACGCCTCGCCTGCATCGCCCGGAACGGCTGCCCCTGCACTTCCCGGCACACCACACGCAGGGGCTCGTCGTGACGGACACCGCATTTTTCATCACGGCCGTCGACCTCTGGCGGCGACGCGGCTGGCTCTTCCGCGTCCGCCGCGACACCGGACGGCCCACGCAGCGCGTCGACCTGACCGAGGCCGCCCGCATCCACCCCGGCGGCCTGTCGTTCGACGGCCGCTGGCTCTGGGTCCCGAACGCCACCTACGACCGGCATGGCGCCACGCGCATCCTCGCCCTCCGGCCGGACGACCTGCGCGTCGCACACAGCTTCGTCGTCCCCCACCATGTTAGCCTGGTGGCCGCCGACGGGCAGGGCCGCCTCTACGGCACCGACTGGAACTCGAAGCACTTCTACGTCTGGGACCACGCGGGCAACCTCCTCGAACGGGTCGCCAGTCCCACCGGTGTGGCCTACCAGGACTGCCAGGTCGTGGCCGAGCACCTGCTCTGCGGGGGCTACCGGAACCCGTACCGGGGCATGATCGACCTGATCGACCCGGTGCGGTGGCGGCTCGTCCACCGCATCGACGCCGGGCGCACGGCGGCGGGCCTGCTGCTCACCCGCGAAGGCCTCGCCTTCCACGACGACCGGCTGTACCTCCTCCCCGGCGACGGCCACCTGGCCGACGTGCTCGCCTTCCGCCTCGCGGGTTGA
- a CDS encoding S8 family serine peptidase, with protein sequence MYVTAFLTVVALLLLAWDASGKHRRPLVPLLSLVLFGTAILLHLFSGRHLLLSVTALSAEVGIGLLLAAGLSAARKATARPFLALGLLALGLAGLFYGGTRLLGLQPAGTETSFLLELGPDDRIEEVMPVLERFGARYERAFPGLSPDTDEDLAQVFLIYVEARALPELMTALRGDEENVDHVEENRWIRLTPPEAAGAPAASARTVLENDPLVARQWALDAIRAHEAHALLRDRTPVRKARIAIVDTGVDGNHEDVQAAFHRSPAARDAHGHGTHCAGLAGAVTNNGVGIASLNWEGRFVEVAGYQALNAAGMGTLEMIAQAIIDAARDGADVISLSLGDRAPTPPKVIVDAIAYARRRGAVVVASAGNANEDARYHMPSNVEGVITVAAVDENLRKAPFSNTNTSLKRPLAAPGVNILSLKPNDAYVALSGTSMATPLVAGLAGVLRALDPDLTAEDLYTLLHDTGTVVEDTERVGRLINAEAALRAVLAEPVAANRPF encoded by the coding sequence ATGTACGTCACCGCCTTCCTCACCGTCGTTGCGCTGCTTTTGCTCGCCTGGGATGCCTCCGGGAAGCACCGCCGTCCCCTGGTGCCGCTGCTGAGCCTGGTCCTGTTCGGCACGGCGATTCTGTTGCACCTCTTCTCCGGACGACACCTGCTGCTCTCGGTGACCGCCCTCTCGGCTGAAGTGGGGATCGGCCTGCTCCTGGCGGCGGGCCTCTCGGCCGCCCGAAAGGCGACGGCACGCCCCTTCCTCGCACTCGGCCTGCTGGCCCTGGGCCTCGCCGGCCTCTTCTACGGCGGAACACGCCTCCTGGGCCTGCAACCGGCCGGCACCGAGACGTCCTTCCTCCTCGAACTCGGCCCGGATGACCGGATCGAGGAAGTGATGCCGGTGCTGGAACGCTTCGGCGCCCGGTACGAGCGAGCCTTCCCGGGCCTCTCCCCGGACACCGACGAGGACCTGGCCCAGGTCTTCCTGATCTACGTCGAGGCGCGCGCGCTTCCGGAGCTCATGACGGCCCTGCGCGGCGACGAAGAGAACGTGGACCACGTGGAGGAGAACCGGTGGATCCGGCTCACCCCGCCGGAGGCGGCCGGCGCGCCGGCCGCCTCCGCGCGGACGGTGCTGGAAAACGACCCGCTCGTGGCCCGTCAGTGGGCCCTCGACGCCATCCGCGCCCACGAAGCACACGCCCTGCTCAGGGACCGGACACCGGTTCGAAAAGCCCGCATCGCCATCGTGGACACCGGCGTCGACGGGAACCATGAGGACGTGCAGGCAGCCTTTCACCGGAGCCCGGCCGCCCGCGACGCCCACGGGCACGGCACCCATTGTGCCGGCCTCGCCGGGGCCGTCACGAACAACGGTGTGGGCATCGCCTCACTCAACTGGGAAGGCCGGTTCGTGGAAGTGGCCGGCTACCAGGCCCTCAATGCGGCCGGCATGGGCACCCTCGAAATGATCGCCCAGGCCATCATCGACGCGGCCCGCGACGGCGCCGACGTGATCTCGCTCTCGCTGGGCGACCGTGCCCCCACCCCACCCAAGGTGATCGTCGACGCCATCGCATATGCCCGGCGGCGCGGCGCGGTGGTGGTGGCCTCGGCGGGCAACGCCAACGAGGACGCCCGCTACCACATGCCTTCGAACGTCGAGGGGGTCATCACGGTGGCCGCCGTCGACGAAAACCTGCGCAAGGCCCCCTTCTCGAACACCAACACCAGCCTGAAACGCCCGCTGGCCGCCCCGGGCGTCAACATACTCTCCCTCAAGCCGAACGACGCCTACGTCGCGCTCAGCGGCACGTCCATGGCCACGCCCCTGGTCGCCGGGCTCGCCGGCGTGCTGCGTGCCCTCGACCCGGACCTGACGGCCGAGGACCTCTACACCCTTCTCCACGATACCGGAACCGTCGTCGAGGACACCGAACGGGTCGGACGGCTCATCAACGCCGAGGCCGCCCTGCGCGCCGTGCTGGCGGAGCCCGTCGCCGCCAACCGGCCCTTCTGA
- a CDS encoding aminoacyl-tRNA deacylase produces MPVQKLKSYLDANGVKYVTISHSPAFTAQEVAASAHVPGREMAKTVMIKVDGKMAMAVLPATFKVDLEMLRQALGAQNVELATEEEFKDLFPDCELGAMPPFGNLYGMDVFMAATLAEDEEIVFNAGTHTELIRMAFPDYVRLVKPVELQFSLVTA; encoded by the coding sequence ATGCCTGTCCAGAAGCTGAAATCCTATCTCGATGCGAACGGCGTCAAGTACGTCACGATCAGCCATTCGCCGGCGTTCACGGCCCAGGAGGTCGCCGCGTCGGCCCACGTGCCGGGCCGGGAGATGGCCAAGACCGTCATGATCAAGGTGGATGGCAAGATGGCCATGGCGGTGTTGCCGGCTACCTTCAAGGTCGATCTGGAGATGCTCCGGCAGGCGCTCGGGGCGCAAAACGTCGAGCTGGCCACGGAGGAGGAGTTCAAGGACCTCTTTCCGGACTGTGAGCTCGGGGCGATGCCGCCTTTCGGTAACCTGTACGGGATGGACGTCTTCATGGCGGCCACCCTGGCCGAGGACGAGGAGATCGTCTTCAACGCCGGGACCCACACCGAGCTGATCCGGATGGCTTTCCCGGACTACGTGCGGCTGGTGAAGCCGGTGGAGCTTCAGTTTTCGCTGGTGACGGCCTGA
- a CDS encoding slipin family protein, whose protein sequence is MTLQYVGIALGVIALYFVSCIRILYEYERGVIFRLGRVLPEPKGPGILMVFWPIDRLMRVSLRVIVQDVPTQDVITLDNVSVQVNAVVYFRVIDPMKAILEVEDYVYATSQLSQTTLRSIVGQVELDELLAERDKINRHLQEVIDQQTDPWGIKVGLVEVKHVDLPEHMKRAMAKQAESERERRAKVIHAEGEYQAANRLREAARTIEAHPMAMQMRFLQTLVEVGAENNTTVVFPVPLDLIVPFFRQRPEDAGASNKPPAE, encoded by the coding sequence ATGACACTCCAATACGTTGGTATCGCGCTGGGCGTCATAGCCCTCTACTTCGTCAGCTGTATCCGCATCCTCTACGAATACGAGCGCGGCGTCATCTTCCGGCTCGGCCGGGTGCTTCCCGAACCGAAAGGTCCCGGTATCCTGATGGTCTTCTGGCCCATCGACCGGCTGATGCGCGTCAGCCTCCGCGTCATCGTGCAGGACGTGCCCACCCAGGACGTGATCACCCTGGACAACGTCTCCGTGCAGGTCAACGCCGTCGTCTACTTTCGCGTGATCGACCCGATGAAGGCGATCCTGGAGGTCGAGGATTACGTCTACGCGACGAGCCAGCTCTCGCAGACCACGCTGCGCAGCATCGTCGGCCAGGTGGAGCTCGACGAACTGCTGGCCGAACGCGACAAGATCAACCGGCACCTGCAGGAGGTCATCGACCAGCAGACCGACCCCTGGGGCATCAAGGTGGGGCTGGTGGAGGTCAAACACGTCGACCTGCCGGAACACATGAAGCGGGCCATGGCCAAACAGGCCGAGAGCGAGCGCGAACGACGGGCCAAGGTGATCCACGCCGAGGGCGAATACCAGGCCGCCAACCGGCTGCGCGAGGCCGCCCGCACCATCGAAGCACATCCGATGGCCATGCAGATGCGGTTTCTTCAGACGCTCGTCGAGGTGGGGGCCGAGAACAACACCACCGTGGTCTTCCCCGTCCCGCTCGACCTGATCGTCCCCTTCTTCCGGCAACGCCCGGAGGATGCCGGCGCCTCGAACAAACCGCCGGCCGAATGA
- a CDS encoding NfeD family protein: MRPACCLGLAFGLFVLGLYTSPAGAQPGDGAVVIRLRLEDDVITPVTARYVERGLRTARETGATGLLLVLDTPGGLMSSTRDIVMAMLESPVPVLVYVSPAGARAASAGVFITMASHVAAMAPATRIGAAHPVSIGGSPLGPAAPPDTSQATSQRAMEQKVVNDAVAWVRSLAELRGRNAEWAARAVTESISATASEALEAGVIDLVAGDVAELLAAVDGRSVTLPTGVVTLRTAGAEVRPLDMWWGEKLLGVLSNPNVAFLLLMFGFYGIVFEFYSPGWGVAGTLGAICLILAFFGLSVLPINMAGLALVALGLGLFVAEAFFASHGALTLGGTVCLVLGGLMLVDTPVPVMRVSLSVLLPLALATALISLFLMTRVFRSHRTPVRTGSESLMGETAVALDDFTPEAGRFRGTVRIHGEIWQAVAERPVAAGTRLRVRERHGLTLTVEPV, from the coding sequence ATGCGTCCGGCTTGTTGCCTGGGCCTCGCGTTCGGGCTGTTCGTCCTCGGTCTGTACACCTCGCCGGCAGGCGCCCAGCCCGGCGACGGGGCCGTCGTGATCCGCCTCCGGCTGGAGGACGACGTCATCACCCCCGTGACGGCGCGCTACGTGGAGCGGGGACTCCGCACCGCCCGCGAGACGGGGGCGACCGGCCTGTTGCTCGTGCTCGACACCCCGGGCGGGCTGATGAGTTCGACCCGGGACATCGTCATGGCGATGCTCGAGAGCCCGGTGCCGGTCCTCGTCTACGTGTCGCCGGCCGGCGCACGGGCGGCCTCGGCAGGGGTCTTCATCACGATGGCGAGCCACGTGGCGGCGATGGCCCCGGCCACCCGGATCGGGGCGGCCCACCCCGTCTCCATCGGCGGATCGCCCCTCGGCCCCGCGGCCCCACCGGACACGTCGCAGGCCACGTCGCAGCGCGCCATGGAGCAAAAGGTGGTCAACGACGCCGTGGCGTGGGTGCGTTCGCTGGCCGAATTGCGCGGCCGCAACGCCGAATGGGCGGCCCGGGCCGTCACGGAAAGCATCTCGGCCACGGCCTCCGAAGCCCTCGAAGCCGGCGTGATCGACCTCGTCGCCGGGGACGTGGCCGAGTTGCTGGCCGCCGTGGACGGGCGCAGCGTCACGCTCCCGACCGGGGTCGTCACGCTCCGCACGGCCGGCGCCGAGGTTCGCCCCCTGGACATGTGGTGGGGCGAAAAGCTGCTGGGCGTGCTGTCCAACCCCAACGTGGCGTTCCTCCTGCTGATGTTCGGCTTCTACGGCATCGTGTTCGAGTTTTACTCGCCCGGCTGGGGCGTTGCCGGCACCCTGGGCGCCATCTGCCTCATTCTGGCCTTCTTCGGGCTCTCGGTGCTGCCGATCAACATGGCGGGGCTGGCGCTCGTGGCGCTGGGCCTGGGCCTGTTCGTGGCCGAAGCGTTCTTCGCCAGCCACGGTGCCCTCACCCTGGGCGGCACGGTCTGCCTGGTACTGGGCGGGCTGATGCTTGTCGACACCCCCGTCCCGGTGATGCGCGTCTCGCTCTCGGTGCTTTTGCCGCTGGCCCTCGCCACGGCGCTGATCTCGCTCTTCCTGATGACCCGGGTGTTTAGAAGTCATCGCACGCCGGTTCGCACCGGCAGCGAGTCGCTGATGGGCGAGACGGCCGTCGCCCTCGACGACTTCACCCCTGAGGCCGGCCGTTTTCGCGGGACGGTGCGCATCCACGGGGAGATCTGGCAGGCGGTCGCAGAGCGGCCCGTCGCGGCCGGCACCCGCCTGCGCGTGCGCGAACGACACGGCCTGACCCTCACCGTCGAGCCGGTATGA
- a CDS encoding 6-phosphofructokinase — protein sequence MSRSLRVGVLTGGGDCPGLNAVIRAVTKSLILEHNAEVLGFEDGFLGLIERRMRPLSYGDVSGILTRGGTILGTHNKANPFSYYKRGGADVSAQVLKYAETLGLDALVAIGGDGTMSIAHRLQQMGLNVVGVPKTIDNDLVGTDRTFGFDTAVSIVVEAIDRLHTTAQSHQRVMIVETMGRYAGWIALYAGVAGGADVILIPEFEYEIDEVVQIIRERESYGRSFTIIVIAEGAKPRGGELVVRDVIEESPDPLRLGGVGRQLELQLRERVKSEVRTTILGHVQRGGTPSAYDRNLATVFGTYAAAMVADGSFGRMAALQENRITSVPLELVAGKTRKVPRDAPMVAAALAVGTSFGVRELSHRFVGTEETAAIS from the coding sequence ATGTCTCGATCCCTGCGTGTAGGCGTCTTGACCGGCGGCGGCGACTGCCCCGGCCTCAACGCCGTGATCCGTGCCGTCACCAAGAGCCTTATCCTGGAGCATAACGCCGAGGTGCTTGGCTTCGAAGACGGCTTTCTCGGCCTGATCGAACGACGCATGCGCCCGCTCTCCTACGGTGACGTCAGCGGGATCCTCACGCGCGGCGGCACCATTCTCGGCACGCACAACAAGGCCAACCCGTTCAGCTATTACAAGCGCGGCGGCGCCGACGTCTCGGCGCAGGTGCTCAAGTATGCCGAGACGCTCGGCCTCGACGCCCTGGTCGCCATCGGGGGAGACGGGACCATGTCCATCGCCCATCGCCTCCAGCAGATGGGGCTCAACGTCGTCGGGGTTCCCAAAACCATCGACAACGACCTGGTCGGCACCGACCGCACGTTCGGCTTCGACACGGCCGTCTCCATCGTCGTGGAGGCCATCGACCGGCTGCACACGACGGCCCAGAGCCACCAGCGGGTGATGATCGTCGAGACGATGGGACGGTATGCCGGGTGGATCGCCCTCTATGCCGGCGTGGCCGGTGGGGCCGACGTGATCCTCATTCCGGAGTTCGAATACGAGATCGACGAGGTGGTGCAGATCATCCGGGAGCGCGAGAGCTACGGCCGCAGCTTCACGATCATCGTCATCGCCGAGGGGGCCAAGCCCCGGGGCGGCGAGCTGGTCGTACGCGACGTGATCGAGGAGAGCCCCGACCCCCTCCGCCTCGGGGGCGTCGGGCGGCAGCTGGAGCTGCAATTGCGGGAGCGCGTCAAGAGCGAGGTGCGTACCACCATCCTGGGGCACGTGCAGCGCGGCGGCACGCCCTCGGCCTACGACCGCAACCTGGCCACCGTCTTCGGCACCTATGCCGCCGCCATGGTCGCCGACGGCTCGTTCGGACGGATGGCCGCCCTGCAGGAGAACCGCATCACGAGCGTCCCGCTCGAACTGGTGGCCGGCAAGACCCGCAAGGTGCCCCGCGACGCCCCGATGGTGGCGGCGGCCCTGGCCGTGGGCACCTCCTTCGGCGTCCGGGAACTGTCCCACCGTTTCGTCGGCACCGAAGAGACGGCCGCCATCTCGTGA
- a CDS encoding complex I NDUFA9 subunit family protein, with translation MHVYVTGATGFIGSYVLRELLARGHTARCLVRDPGTALVEAERDRVERVRGDVTDPKSLAGTMRGCDAVIHLVGIIEEKPSRGVTFERIHYEGARNVIDEAVAARIDRFVLMSANGARPDGVSAYQTTKWKAEEHLRKAGFPHATVFRPSVVFGDPGPEHEEFATRLARTLVKPFPILPVFGDGRFRMQPVSVEEVAAAFVQALEREAARGQAYVAVGREAYPFVEILDIIARALGLEPKPKLPQPLWLVRPLVHTAGRIGLLPISPDQFEMLVEGNTGDPTAFYRDFDLTYRPFTPENLAYLRVRA, from the coding sequence ATGCATGTCTACGTCACCGGTGCCACCGGCTTCATCGGATCCTACGTTTTGCGCGAGTTGCTTGCCCGGGGCCACACCGCCCGCTGCCTCGTGCGCGATCCCGGCACCGCCCTCGTCGAGGCGGAGCGGGACCGGGTGGAACGCGTCCGGGGGGACGTGACCGACCCGAAGTCGCTTGCCGGGACGATGCGCGGCTGTGACGCCGTCATCCACCTCGTCGGCATCATCGAGGAGAAGCCGTCCCGGGGCGTCACCTTTGAGCGCATCCACTACGAGGGCGCCCGGAACGTCATCGACGAGGCCGTCGCCGCACGGATCGACCGGTTCGTGCTGATGAGCGCCAACGGGGCCCGCCCGGACGGCGTCTCGGCCTACCAGACGACCAAGTGGAAGGCGGAAGAGCACCTCCGCAAGGCCGGCTTCCCGCATGCCACCGTCTTCCGTCCCTCCGTCGTCTTCGGGGACCCGGGCCCGGAACACGAGGAATTCGCCACGCGCCTGGCCCGGACGCTCGTGAAGCCCTTTCCGATCCTGCCCGTCTTCGGCGATGGGCGTTTCCGCATGCAGCCGGTCTCCGTCGAGGAGGTGGCTGCGGCGTTCGTGCAGGCCCTGGAGCGCGAGGCCGCCCGCGGGCAGGCGTACGTGGCCGTGGGCCGGGAGGCCTATCCCTTCGTCGAGATCCTGGACATCATCGCGCGGGCGCTGGGGCTGGAACCGAAGCCCAAGCTCCCGCAGCCCCTCTGGCTCGTCCGGCCGCTCGTCCATACCGCCGGTCGCATCGGCCTGTTGCCCATCTCCCCGGACCAGTTCGAGATGCTCGTCGAGGGTAACACGGGCGACCCGACCGCCTTCTACCGGGATTTCGACCTCACCTATCGCCCCTTCACGCCGGAAAACCTGGCCTACCTCCGGGTGCGCGCCTGA
- a CDS encoding deoxynucleoside kinase codes for MGKEAEVPGAGKKYVAIAGNIGAGKSTLTKVLSDYFKWEAFYERVDDNPYLADFYRDMRRWSFNLQVFFLSSRFNHQRQIEAAPHSVVQDRSIYEDAEIFARNLYEMGLMTKRDFDNYTELFKIMTSYLRPPDLLVYLRASVPTLVRHIQARGREFETSIRIDYLERLNEHYENWIERYDAGPRMIIDVDELDFVKREEDRREIIRRIESRLYGLFPE; via the coding sequence ATGGGGAAAGAAGCCGAAGTGCCCGGTGCCGGCAAGAAATACGTGGCCATCGCCGGTAATATCGGAGCGGGAAAAAGCACCCTCACGAAGGTGCTGAGCGATTATTTCAAATGGGAGGCCTTCTACGAACGGGTGGACGACAACCCCTACCTGGCCGACTTTTACCGGGACATGCGGCGCTGGTCTTTCAACCTGCAGGTCTTTTTTCTCTCCAGCCGGTTCAACCACCAGCGCCAGATCGAGGCGGCGCCGCATTCCGTCGTGCAGGACCGCTCCATCTACGAGGACGCCGAGATTTTCGCGCGGAACCTGTATGAGATGGGCCTGATGACGAAGCGGGACTTCGACAACTACACGGAGCTTTTCAAGATCATGACGTCGTATTTGCGCCCGCCGGATCTGCTGGTCTACCTGCGGGCGTCGGTGCCCACGCTCGTGCGGCACATCCAGGCCCGGGGGCGCGAGTTCGAGACGAGCATCCGCATCGACTACCTCGAACGCCTCAACGAGCACTATGAGAACTGGATCGAGCGGTACGATGCCGGGCCCCGGATGATCATCGACGTGGACGAGCTCGATTTCGTGAAGCGGGAGGAAGACCGCCGGGAGATCATCCGGCGCATCGAAAGCCGCCTCTACGGATTATTCCCTGAATGA